From Canis lupus baileyi chromosome 16, mCanLup2.hap1, whole genome shotgun sequence:
TAAATTGAACAAATAACTAGCAGCTATGCCTCACATCGATCTCCTGGAGAataaagatggagaagcagatgaggaagaaagaagcagaagacAGACAAAGCAAGGAGGAGGGAGACCACTTACAGGAAGAAACACACAAACCAAGGAGAAACAggggcaaggagcagagggagccctGGGGGCGAGGAACAGAAGGAGCTCTGAAGGACGGGTGAGGAGCAGTGGGAGCACTACAGAGCGAGGCTCAGGAAGTTTGAGTATTCTTACAACCTTGCTCTTTGCTTGGCCTCACATCCCCACACCTCTGATATGCAGTTTTTTGAGTCTTCTTAGCCTGCACCCTTGGCACACCACCCTCTAGAGAGGCTGGCCATAGCAGCCCCTAGGGAGCAGGTGGTGGTAGGGAGGGGCTTCCCCTCCACCTGGTCAGTGTGGTGAAACAGCAAGGGGAGCATTGAGTTCATAGGGGAGCAGTTCCCCATTCCTGACCCCACTTGTAATGAAGCTTGGACAGGAAGAGTGAGTGAAGGACACAAGCTTGGGGGTAATGGGGGGGGGGCACGGTGGAGGCCCACCTCCGCTGGTAGGTCTGGATCTGCTGCTCAATGTGCTCCCGGTAGGAGCGCTCAGCAGTCTTCTGGGTCACAGCCACCAGCTGGATCAGCTCAGACCTGGGGCGGGGAtaaggaggaagcagaggagggcCGCATTGGCTCTTGGGGCCCAAGGGTAGTGAGCCTCCgcagcagcaccagcaggagGCCTGCCTTATGCCTGTGCCCCAGGTCCTAGGACTCCAGGAGGTCAAGGGCTTCCCTCCCCACCTGGCCAGGCAGAGGGTGCAGGCAgccccaggagggaggcaggcaggagggcaggcaggagggacGGAGGCAGTGTGGGAGGACAGGCAGGAGGGCAGGTAGGCGCAGGCCCCTGCAGCCACTCACTTCTCCAGGGCCTTGAGGATGTAGTTGTAGTTGTTGTGCAGAAAGATGGCGCTCAGAGCTGGGTCCTCATACACTTTGGACTTGCTCAGGAGGTTCAGCTGCAGGTTGCCCAGGACTTTACCTGCACAGGGAGGGTGTGGCTACATCCATGGGCAGTCTGACCTAAATGACCCAGTCCCTGTCCCAAGAGCCTTGTCCTTCCCAACTCCAGACTCCACAAGCCTCAGGAGCCCTCTGCCcacagcccagctcagcccctaAACTGGAAGTTAGGCTGCGATTCCAAAGGTGAGGCTCAGGAGAGCACTGGGAATAGCAGGAGggcacagaggaaggaagggaaacgccagtggaggtgggcaggtgggcgcGGGGGGCTGCCGGCCAGCCAGAGAGCACTCACAGATATACGTGCTTAGCAGGCGCTTGCTGAACTCGGAGCTGTAGCTGGTGGCTGAAGAGCTGGTCTCTGGGAGAAGAGAGGCCTGTCACTGCAGCCATGGCAGCAGCCAGGACCCTCTCTGGccttccctcagcccctggaGCAGCTGTGGAaaccttggggtgggggtgggggggccctgaGCCTTCCTCAGGCAGACTGGACGCAGAACGGGGAAGGGGTTGGTCTGCTGAGCTGCCAAGCTCCCACCTGCTGCAGGAGCACCCCCTGGGCAGCCTcttcctggagcccagggcaagCCCCTCTATGGTGATAGGTGGCAGGATTAATGAGCTGGCCCATGATCAGCAGGAAGTCTGGGGGCACAGGAGTGGGACACCCCTTTCCCCCCAGCCCCAACTAATGCAAGGTGCTCTCTATAAGGTCCACTTATCATATTTGTGAACAGCAGGGTCTCAGAGTGGGCTCCCTATGgcctttcccctttctcccccACTTCCCACAACCTCCTCTACTGGGCCCCTCTAGACAAACAGAAGGCCAAGGAGGTGGTGGTGAGGGTatatggggagggagggggcaggcactAGGCTAGCCTGGAGGGTGCAGCCAGCCTTGCTGGGAGCTGAGAGAGTTGGGAGTGCCCTAGAGAAACCCACATCCCCTCTGATCCCCGCTCCCAATAGGTCCTGAGTCTGTCTGGGTGCCTCTGTCCCTAAGGAATCTCACCCATGGGGTTTCAGAGGGGTAGGATGGGGCTGTAGAGCCCTGCCGCTTACCTCGGGGGTCTAAAGGAATATTGTATGTGTCCCCAAGAACTACGGAGTGAAAGGCAGTGCActcagaggggaaggggagacaaagaagggagaaagacGCAAAGTGCAAACACAGGTTAGCAACCGTGTCCCCGAGCAAGCAGACCCCTCCCCGTGACAGCCAGAACACAGACAGCAGGACACACCCAGGCTGCTCCCCGGAAGGTGAGGGAGCACGCAGCGAAGTGGGGATCTAGAGAACTGCAGGCCAGAGGCCGCTCCTGGCTCCCTCGCCCCCaaaatggagggagggggagggcccgGGGGCCCCAACAAATTGGGTTGGGTCTTGGTGCTCAGAAATGCCAACCTCCTTCCATGCCAACCTCCCCAGCTCCAATGCCAGGGCAGCAGTCAGTGGGAAGACACCCGGCTGGCCCTGAGGCGCCAGCCCACGGAACGGTCAGCTGTGTGAGACTAATCGGGAGGACAGGCGAACCCAAGAGCAGATGGAGAAATGCGGAAGGAGGGGCGAGGCAGGCAGGGCATCTTCGAACCAGGGAGTGCCACTCTCCAGAGCGAGGACGGTGGAAGGAGCGAGAAGGGAGGGAGGTCGGGTCAGGAAAGGCACAGTCAAACCCCACTTCACAGAGCCAGAGGAAATCTCTCCCAGAGGTGGCCAGTAACCCTGTGTCTCCAGACAAGAGGGAGGAGTGGGGTATGGGGAGGGGGCCCCACTGGGAGGTGCCAAGTACCTTGGGAGGCCAGCATCGCCCCGGCTGTCTCTTGGAAATCCAGGAGTTGCTGTAGGAAAAGGATGGCCTGTGTGGGGAGAAAACAGGTCCAGGGAGAAGGTCAAGGGCAGGACCTTAGAGTCAGATCACCTCCCAAACACACCCCTTCTGACCGTTCCAGGGCAAGTGCAGGGCCTGGGGTCTGCCAAGGGAAGAGTGGTTGCAAGCTTCCTGCCCTGAATGATCCAGTCTACTGGAGACACGAAATACTTTGCCATCTATCCTGCCACAAGCTCTGGGCCAGGCtgggtccctcccctccccaggcaaCCCGGGGCAGCACCTACATTGCTTGTGAGCTCATGCACGGTGCCATCCTTGGGCATGTTGTATTCCTTGTCTGGATCATTCTGTGGAAAAAACAGTCCCAACTTCCTGAACCTGCTTCCAAGGCCTTGCGCTCCACCCCGGGGCCCAGGCTGTCTGCACCCGATGCCACCTCCTGGCAGAGAGGTGTTGGGGTGCCCCTCAGGCACACAGGTGAGAGATGGGACAGGAAAAATAGGGCAGCAGCCTCACCCCTCAGAGGCTCTGGAGCCCCCTGGGTATTGACTAGCAGCACAGCCAGCTAGTCAATGGGCTAGCTGGGTGGCTTGGTTTCCGTAGGAGCCCCCGAGGCAGGCCCCTGGGGGTCCTGCCCACAGTTCTAGGGccgcagatggagagggagagcacCTTGATGTTGTCGGCAAAGTCCTCCAATGCCTTGGCTCCAACTGTCTCCATGGAGGTGATGAGGCCGGGCAGCTTGTTCTTGGTGCTGGCAGCTGTACCCTAAGGACGCACACGGCTGCAGAGCTGAGCCTGGCTCCCCGccagctgcctccctgcccctcactGCAGGGCTCCCACTCCTGTTCGGTCACCCTGTGAGTGTGTGCCTACATCTGCGGCCCCGTGTAGAAGCTGCTTCCGCTCACCTTCTGACTGGAGGCATGAGGGCAGAGAAGCTGCACCCCTTGGGAGGCCATGCCAGGCAGCACGATTCCTCCTCCCTGTGTCCCCGGGTCTTCCTACCCACATACCTGGAGCACCTGGTCAAACTCGGGCTTCGTCTGCTTGAGGTGCCGCAGGATGGGGAAGACAGTGAGCACGGCAGAGAAGTCGTGTCGGATGATGGCCTTGCGGGCAGCAGACACGATGTTCTCCCCTTCGAGCATCAGCCCGTCCAGTGCATCCTGGGAGAGCATGGCAAGGATGCGGCTCacaggggggcagaggggtgtGAGCGGCTTCCCAGGGGCCCCTGCCTCAGCAGGGGGCAGCAATGGGGAGGAACCCCcgcccccctacacacacacacactagttgTGTGGCTCTAGTTGAAGGCTACAGGACAACAGGTCTGTCCCAAACGTGAGCTTCTGTGGTGGCAGCTTCTGCTGGGGCATCTGGTCAGGAcccaggagcagggtgggggcggggcagcaCCTGGATCAGAGAATCAAAGGTCTTTTTCTGATGGTGCTCAGGGATGACGTCCATCAGCAGCTGGTACTCGCTCTGGGCCAACTTGACGAAGGCACTGACACAGTGAATGTAGGCGTCGGTCTCCACATCTAGCGTGTCGTCTCTCCCTGGAGGGACAGCAGTGCCCCTGAGCTGCTGGCCTGCGGGAAGCCGCTCTCCCTGCTGGgtctccccagctcctggcctgTAGCTCGGGCCAgcaggagatggggaggaggaggactaTTCTGGCAGAAAGCTGAGAGGATTCCAGCAGGCCTGACTGCTCAAAAGGAAAAACGGGGCTGAATCCAGCCTTTGTCCTGGCTTCATTTTCAGCTCTGCTGGACAGTGTTTACGTCCCAGAGCATCAGGTACTAAAGGTGGTAGGGAGATCAATGAGGGGATAAAGAGGGAAGAGCCCTAAATCGGCTTCCTAGCCACGGTATGCCTGACCCCAGGACTTAGGATTCTGAACTGCACCAGAAAGAGGGTGGCCAGGGTGGGCGAGAGGCAGTGCCTGTCTCAAGGGCACTGTGGTCACCCATCTGAGAAAATGCTAGGTCACTGAGGGCAGTTCTCAGCCCCACCAGACATTCTGGAATGTCTAAGAAGGCAGTGGTGGACTATGGCCTATGAGGCTAGCTGGCACAGGGTTACACTCTGAGAAGAGGCAATGTGAGTCCCAGAAAAGGAGGGCTCCTGGCTGGTCAGCTGGCTCAAAAGGAGACTGGGACCCACTAgtggaggctggggcagggggcacccGCAGGCAACCTGGTCCCATAAGCAAAGAAACGGGCTCCGAGTCAGAGCTTTAGAGCTGTTGGTGGAGTCAGatgtcagggctccctgcccGCCAGGGAGCCGCCGTCCAAGTAGCGGCGACTTCTCCCCTTGGCCCAGGCCCTGAGAGCCAGGCATACACTCCCATCtggagagagacaaggagaccTAGTGCCCAAAAGAgagacttgagagagagagaggcaaacaggCCTGGCTCATCCTCAGAGCGGAGCCCTCCGGGGACTGTTGCCAAGGCAGCGGCGGCTGCCCTCGGGCTGGGCTGCGGTACTCACCAGCCAGCGGCCCGTGCTTGTCGTTCAGGGCCTCGGACAGGTGCTTAACTCGGAAATCATGCTCGTGACCTAGCAAGACGTCGGCCGCACAGACACAAGCAGCGTTTATCCAGGGGCCGGGTGGGCTGCCCCTCGGGGCCGGGGAAGAAGCCCTCAACCTCCAGGAGGGGATGTGAGATGGGGGTGTGAGAAGGGCCCCGGGAGGGGGCTCTGAGGCCCTCCTCTGCCTCGGACCACCTTGGGAACAGCCATTTCAAGCCTGACTCGCAGTGTCCCAGACCGTCCTTGGGAGCTGGTTCTCCAAGCCCAAGGCCAAGAGAAAGCCTGCGGGACGACCAAGGAGGGTTCTGGAGAGCTTCTGGCAGCTCCAGAGGATCTGATGCTCAGCCCCAGGGGGTTTACCCACCTCACCATATTTGGGGAGAGACCCAGTTAGAGTAATGTCACTGCTGAGTGAAACGGGACAGCCTCCTTTTGTTCCAAGGATTATTCTTTGGAAGGAGGGTCAGGTCCACCAGGGCAGGGCTGTCCCTCCTCTGATAGGAGGCAAGGAGGGACCCGGCCTACAGGCTGCCCATCCCCTTTGCGGCACACCCTCCCCTCTCTAAagccaggggaggtgggggtggcccGGAGGCCTAGGCCGGCTTGATCCTGCCACTGCTGGTCTGAGCGTGAAAGGGCTGCCCATGACAAAGAACTTTCTCTGAGTTCAAATAGAAGACAAGGACAGagacggggagggagggagtaggAAGCCTCAGGGAGGGCAGAGCTGCCGTCAGCCCGCCAGGACCAGGCCGAGGCCACGACACCTACCCCTGTGGCCATCTGGAACGAGCAGCACCAGGGACCTGCTgttcccacccctgctcccctctcAGGGACTCTCCCATGGCCCTCCTGGGGGCTTGGAGGCTCTGCCCTGCCACGAGAGTGGACacatggtggaggaggagggaacagGAGAAGAACACAGGGTGATTACCTTCCAGAGGAATGAGGTTAGAGCCCCCCTTTTTCCCATCTAGACCATGCTGGGAATACTGTTTCAGAAGGTTCTGAGCCTTACGGATCGTCCCTGTCAccagagccacacagagaggagacaagaAGACCTAGGAAATGAGTGAGAGAAAACAGCAGCAggcctccacctgcccccccgagccccggccccggccccccaaCAGTGAGCATGCCCACACGCCATCTCTCCAGCAGGCCCCTTCCAGGACCCCCGGAGGCACTGCAGATGGACAGGAGGGAACGGGCCCAGGTCatgccccacatggggctcctgatTCTGCTACTGACCCTCGTTGCTCTGGATTTGAGTTCTCTTTAGGAAGTGCAGCAGGTGAAGGAGATGAGATGGGCAAAGATCCATCGGGAGAAGCCAAAAATAAAGACACCACTGAGTGGCAGTTAAGGCAGAACAGACCAGGGCTCAGGACGGAGGTGCTGGTGACGAAGCTCTCCCACCCGGAGAGCACAGCCAGGTTGGCGGAGTCTGGGGACCCCCTGGCCCGGCCCCGAAATGCCAGGCAGGGTTCCCCGGGCATGCTCAGTGTTGGGACGTGGACAAATGGAAGAGGTCGACAGAACGCAGAACCCGGGAGTTGGTGAAACGTGACTGAGCTTCTTGGGAGAGCGGTGCCTGAGACAGAAGGCCTGGAGACCCTGAGGCAGCCTGGCCCCTCGCACCAAAGCGACCCGAACCCCCAAAGCAATCGGGAACAAACTCAAAAGCTCGGTTGGGGTTAACGGAAGCCACCACACAGAGCCGGAGGAGGCAGGATAGTAGAGAGGGGGGCATGCTCCCggcatgggggaaaaaaacaacagttaGTATCACGAGTGAAATCAACACAAACAAAACCACAGCGCCTACAGCCCCGGGGGTCAGCCACCTCGGTGGGAATGAGACCTCGCAGGGCAGAAAATGGGggatataaaatagtatttaaaatagcCGAGGACAGCTGCCTTGTTGATAAAATGTACTAGGAACGGGGAGGAGGCCCCACGTGTAACCCTGGTTCGTCTCCCCTGGAGACTCCTTGTGTCCCCGCAGCTGTCTCTGAACACAGTGAGGCTGTGCGGGTCCTGGCAGCACCCCAAAAAGCGGGGCGAGGAGGGGCAAGATCTGTGACAGCTCCTTGTTCTGTTTGGACCACGTGACAATTAGCCACTAATGACCAAGTTCAGGGCCCAGGCTCAGCATCTGTCTCCTGTGTTCTCCCCATTCAGCCAGCGGTCCTGCTAATGAGCAAATCGGATTCCTGCCCCACAGCCCCAGCACACGGGCCTGGGGGAGGCTGGCTGGTGTGGACATGGGTGACAAATGCTGATGGGGTGGCCGCCAAACCCATCAGGTGCCCAGTGACCACAGATGCTGACATTGGGATTAGATTACTGGTCCACTGAGGCCTCGCTGCTCCCCACCTCCGAACCAGGAGCGGATGTGCCAGGGGCCTGGCTCCCTGGTTCTCTAACATCAGCCCTGATGCGCTGGCTGCTGACAGCTCTTGAGACTCTGCAGAGACCAGGGATCCTCACAGCCTGAGTCTTCCTCTAGAACCCACAAGCCAAGGACAGATGAGACCCCCTGTGAGCCCCGCCATGGCCAGCCAACACTCTGGGGGCAGTGCAGACCAGTCGGGGGCCCCCTGTGGGCCTGTCAGAGAAGAGATGGGGAAGAGGGCACAGGCCAGCTGAAGCGGGCTGCCTCACAGCCTCATGGAGGAAGACTGCCCCGCCCAAAGCACAGAGACATAGGAATAGACCTACTGTGTGCCGGCAGCTGCGGCCCAGCAGGCTGGCTCAGCACAGTCACTATTGGGAGCAGGTTTTCTAGGTGACAGCCAGGATACCCACGCTGGAGGGAAGAAGGCGGTGTGTCTCTGCTGGGGCCCCCAAGGGCAGCCTCTATGCTACCATTTCTCCAAACCCCAACTAAAGGCCTGAGTGGGAGCAGGTGCTTGCTGAGGGGCATAGGGAAGAGACACTTAAACACAACCTGCTATCACGAGGGACAGGTCCCACAGGCTACAGTGGGCAGTGTACACAGTGTACACAGCTCAGCAGTGTCAGCTATGGTGGCAGCAGCCCTTCACTTGTGATATCCTAGCCTCTCCTGCAGCTGAGGACAACAGCTCTCAGTAGCCCAAGACGGCCACGCTCGCCAGGCCGTGGCTGACACACAAGGACATTTCCCCCGGAGCACAGAGCCTTAGCAGAGAGGTCCCTGCTAGGTGCTTTCTGTCCTGCGTACCTACAGTTGGGGTCACCAAGAGGACCAGCTCTGGACGGGCCGATGCTGCTAACCTCAAGGTGGCTGAAAGTAATGCAGGTCCCATGCAGCCTCCTGGCTGGGGCTTaaagggccggggtggggggctcacCTGGCCTCTTGAGGGGCTTCTTGGTGGGCGTGTCTTTCCTCTTATTGGGGATAGCAGGGGAGTAGGGAACCCCAGAGGAGGAACTACTCTTCCGGAAATGCTCCTTCAGGCCCTTGATGGAGCGGTCTAGCTGGCTGGAGCGAATCTGGTAGTAGACATTCATGAAATCTGAGGAGAGAGGGGATGACAGAGCTATGGCAGCTGGGGTCCCTGCCTCTGCCTTGCTAGGGGAACCTCACTTTCCCCTCTAGGTGCCGGGTGCAGAGCGGGAGTAGAGCCCACCATTTTAGTTGCTAACTCATGCCTAGCATCTGCTATGGCTCCCAGCCACCCACATACCCTGGTCCCAAATCAAGTCGTCTTAAAGGGAAAATACCCCTCAATAGAATGGCTAATTAAGTTTTGAAGGTaaagttcttttaaataaaagaaatacataaaaaattagaggatgcctgggtggctcagtcggttgagtgtgcgactcttggttttagctcaggtcatgatctcagggttgtgagactgagccctacgttaggctccacactcaatggggagtctgcttaacactctctctccttctgctccttcccactgCATGCATGGTCTCTCTCTGTTTGGACAGATCTGTTTGGACACTTCTGTTTGGACACTTCTACCTGATAGTCACATCTTTGAGAAAACAGCCAAAGAACTCCCTATGTAAGAAAAGCCTGAGTATGCTCACTGCAGCACTGTTTATCAATACTGGAAAACTGGAGAATCCAAAAATGCAAATGAACAAGGACACACTACATTTCCGCAGTTTCCATCCAATGTGTCTCTGGGAGCCCCGTGAAAAAAAACGGGCCAAAACACAGGGGCTCTGGCTGAAGGCCGCTGAGGGGTCTGGAGGCTGTCTGAtggcctccctcttctcccaagGGAGCCCCTAAAACTGCCGTGGACGCATTCATAGCTGTCACATAAGCTGTAGGTTTATTGCTCATATATCATTTCGTATTGAACTTctacttattaaaaaaacacccaggtagattaaagaaataaaggggaGAAAAGCCCACTTGGTCTGGCCCTGCCCCCCAGGTCCTCTCACCTTGGTTGCGGCCGTATTCCACCAGCCAGCGGGAGATGCGGATCACGTCCTGGAGCACTCCCTCGGGCAGGTGCTCCAGGGGTACCTCCTCCTGGACCTCCAGCTCATCTTCGCCACTGATCAGATCCAGGATGAGCACAGGGGACACGACCTTACTGTGCCTGGTCATCAGGCTGCGGAACTCGGACTCCAGCGACTCCTTCCCCCGCTCAAACAGCAGCTTCTGCAGGGACGacgggaggaaggaagggagagggtcCAGGGCTGCTTCAGCATTCAGCtggcccctcctctgccctcaccaGCCGATGAACATCCCACTGAGCCATTAATCTGTCTTCTTGTTAGGAAAGggtttgcaaaagaaaaaaatagacaaatcgggagatccctgggtggctcagtggtttagcgcctgccttcggcccagggcatgattctggagtcccgggatcgggtcccacattgtgctccctgcatggagactgcttctccctctgcctgtgtctctgcctctgtgtgtgtgtgtgtgtgtgtgtgtgtgtgtgtctgtcatgaataaataaataaaatttaaaaaaaaagaaaaaaaatagacaaatcgaACCATGTCAACTGAAAAACTTTGTTCAGTGAATGACaccatcaaaaaagtgaaaagatgacCTAAAGGATGAGAGAAAACACTCACAAATTATCTATCTGGTAAGAAGCAGGTAGCCAGAACATACAAGAGAATGGGAAACATCTGTCCACACAAAACAGGATCCGTGAGgattcatagcaacattatttgtaATCGCCGAAAAGTGCAGTGTCCATCAAGTGGTGCATGTGGTCCATCCACACAATTCGACATGCTCAGCCATAGCAAGGAATGAAGCGCTGACACACATCACCATATGCCTAAACCTTCAAAACATtatgctcgggatccctgggtggcgcagcggtttggcgcctgcctttggcccagggcgcgatcctggagacccgggatcaagtcccgcatcgggctcccggtgcatggagcctgcttctccctctgcctgtgtctctgcctcctctctctctctctctgtgactatcataaataaattaaaaaacaacaacaacaacaaaaaaaaacattatgctcaagggcacctggggggctcagtcaatgaagtgtctgcctttggctcagatcatgatctggggtcctgggatcaagtccagcactgggctccctgctcggtgcttctccctctcctcctccctattttttttttttatttttttatttatttatgatagtcacagagagagagacagagagagagaggcagagacacaggcagagggagaagcaggctccatgcaccgggagcccgacatgggattcgatcccggctctccaggatcgcgccctgggccaaaggcgggcgctaagccgctgcgccacccaggaatccctcctCCTCcgtattcatgctctctctctctctctctctcaaatgaataaatgaaatcttttaaaaaacacattatggTAGGTCAAAGAAGGTGGACACAAAAGGTCACACATTACATGATACCATTCACAGGAGAAGCCCAGAATGAACAAATCTGGAGAAACAGAGTAGACCATGGACTAGCAGGGGCACGTGAC
This genomic window contains:
- the EXOC7 gene encoding exocyst complex component 7 isoform X1 codes for the protein MIPPQEASARRREIEDKLKQEEETLSFIRDSLEKSDQLTKNMVSILSSFESRLMKLENSIIPVHKQTENLQRLQENVEKTLSCLDHVISYYHVASDTEKIIREGPTGRLEEYLGSMAKIQKAVEYFQDNSPDSPELNKVKLLFERGKESLESEFRSLMTRHSKVVSPVLILDLISGEDELEVQEEVPLEHLPEGVLQDVIRISRWLVEYGRNQDFMNVYYQIRSSQLDRSIKGLKEHFRKSSSSSGVPYSPAIPNKRKDTPTKKPLKRPGTIRKAQNLLKQYSQHGLDGKKGGSNLIPLEGHEHDFRVKHLSEALNDKHGPLAGRDDTLDVETDAYIHCVSAFVKLAQSEYQLLMDVIPEHHQKKTFDSLIQDALDGLMLEGENIVSAARKAIIRHDFSAVLTVFPILRHLKQTKPEFDQVLQGTAASTKNKLPGLITSMETVGAKALEDFADNIKNDPDKEYNMPKDGTVHELTSNAILFLQQLLDFQETAGAMLASQEWHSLVRRCPACLAPPSAFLHLLLGSPVLPISLTQLTVPWAGASGPAGCLPTDCCPGIGAGEVGMEGVLGDTYNIPLDPRETSSSATSYSSEFSKRLLSTYICKVLGNLQLNLLSKSKVYEDPALSAIFLHNNYNYILKALEKSELIQLVAVTQKTAERSYREHIEQQIQTYQRSWLKVTDYISEKNLPVFQPGVKLRDKERQMIKERFKGFNDGLEELCKIQKAWAIPDMEQRDKIRQAQKNIVRETYGAFLHRYGSVPFTKNPEKYIKYRVEQVGDMIDRLFDTSA
- the EXOC7 gene encoding exocyst complex component 7 isoform X11; amino-acid sequence: MIPPQEASARRREIEDKLKQEEETLSFIRDSLEKSDQLTKNMVSILSSFESRLMKLENSIIPVHKQTENLQRLQENVEKTLSCLDHVISYYHVASDTEKIIREGPTGRLEEYLGSMAKIQKAVEYFQDNSPDSPELNKVKLLFERGKESLESEFRSLMTRHSKVVSPVLILDLISGEDELEVQEEVPLEHLPEGVLQDVIRISRWLVEYGRNQDFMNVYYQIRSSQLDRSIKGLKEHFRKSSSSSGVPYSPAIPNKRKDTPTKKPLKRPGRDDTLDVETDAYIHCVSAFVKLAQSEYQLLMDVIPEHHQKKTFDSLIQDALDGLMLEGENIVSAARKAIIRHDFSAVLTVFPILRHLKQTKPEFDQVLQGTAASTKNKLPGLITSMETVGAKALEDFADNIKNDPDKEYNMPKDGTVHELTSNAILFLQQLLDFQETAGAMLASQETSSSATSYSSEFSKRLLSTYICKVLGNLQLNLLSKSKVYEDPALSAIFLHNNYNYILKALEKSELIQLVAVTQKTAERSYREHIEQQIQTYQRSWLKVTDYISEKNLPVFQPGVKLRDKERQMIKERFKGFNDGLEELCKIQKAWAIPDMEQRDKIRQAQKNIVRETYGAFLHRYGSVPFTKNPEKYIKYRVEQVGDMIDRLFDTSA
- the EXOC7 gene encoding exocyst complex component 7 isoform X6 encodes the protein MIPPQEASARRREIEDKLKQEEETLSFIRDSLEKSDQLTKNMVSILSSFESRLMKLENSIIPVHKQTENLQRLQENVEKTLSCLDHVISYYHVASDTEKIIREGPTGRLEEYLGSMAKIQKAVEYFQDNSPDSPELNKVKLLFERGKESLESEFRSLMTRHSKVVSPVLILDLISGEDELEVQEEVPLEHLPEGVLQDVIRISRWLVEYGRNQDFMNVYYQIRSSQLDRSIKGLKEHFRKSSSSSGVPYSPAIPNKRKDTPTKKPLKRPGTIRKAQNLLKQYSQHGLDGKKGGSNLIPLEGHEHDFRVKHLSEALNDKHGPLAGRDDTLDVETDAYIHCVSAFVKLAQSEYQLLMDVIPEHHQKKTFDSLIQDALDGLMLEGENIVSAARKAIIRHDFSAVLTVFPILRHLKQTKPEFDQVLQGTAASTKNKLPGLITSMETVGAKALEDFADNIKNDPDKEYNMPKDGTVHELTSNAILFLQQLLDFQETAGAMLASQETSSSATSYSSEFSKRLLSTYICKVLGNLQLNLLSKSKVYEDPALSAIFLHNNYNYILKALEKSELIQLVAVTQKTAERSYREHIEQQIQTYQRSWLKVTDYISEKNLPVFQPGVKLRDKERQMIKERFKGFNDGLEELCKIQKAWAIPDMEQRDKIRQAQKNIVRETYGAFLHRYGSVPFTKNPEKYIKYRVEQVGDMIDRLFDTSA
- the EXOC7 gene encoding exocyst complex component 7 isoform X4; this translates as MIPPQEASARRREIEDKLKQEEETLSFIRDSLEKSDQLTKNMVSILSSFESRLMKLENSIIPVHKQTENLQRLQENVEKTLSCLDHVISYYHVASDTEKIIREGPTGRLEEYLGSMAKIQKAVEYFQDNSPDSPELNKVKLLFERGKESLESEFRSLMTRHSKVVSPVLILDLISGEDELEVQEEVPLEHLPEGVLQDVIRISRWLVEYGRNQDFMNVYYQIRSSQLDRSIKGLKEHFRKSSSSSGVPYSPAIPNKRKDTPTKKPLKRPGRDDTLDVETDAYIHCVSAFVKLAQSEYQLLMDVIPEHHQKKTFDSLIQDALDGLMLEGENIVSAARKAIIRHDFSAVLTVFPILRHLKQTKPEFDQVLQGTAASTKNKLPGLITSMETVGAKALEDFADNIKNDPDKEYNMPKDGTVHELTSNAILFLQQLLDFQETAGAMLASQEWHSLVRRCPACLAPPSAFLHLLLGSPVLPISLTQLTVPWAGASGPAGCLPTDCCPGIGAGEVGMEGVLGDTYNIPLDPRETSSSATSYSSEFSKRLLSTYICKVLGNLQLNLLSKSKVYEDPALSAIFLHNNYNYILKALEKSELIQLVAVTQKTAERSYREHIEQQIQTYQRSWLKVTDYISEKNLPVFQPGVKLRDKERQMIKERFKGFNDGLEELCKIQKAWAIPDMEQRDKIRQAQKNIVRETYGAFLHRYGSVPFTKNPEKYIKYRVEQVGDMIDRLFDTSA
- the EXOC7 gene encoding exocyst complex component 7 isoform X10; translated protein: MIPPQEASARRREIEDKLKQEEETLSFIRDSLEKSDQLTKNMVSILSSFESRLMKLENSIIPVHKQTENLQRLQENVEKTLSCLDHVISYYHVASDTEKIIREGPTGRLEEYLGSMAKIQKAVEYFQDNSPDSPELNKVKLLFERGKESLESEFRSLMTRHSKVVSPVLILDLISGEDELEVQEEVPLEHLPEGVLQDVIRISRWLVEYGRNQDFMNVYYQIRSSQLDRSIKGLKEHFRKSSSSSGVPYSPAIPNKRKDTPTKKPLKRPGRDDTLDVETDAYIHCVSAFVKLAQSEYQLLMDVIPEHHQKKTFDSLIQDALDGLMLEGENIVSAARKAIIRHDFSAVLTVFPILRHLKQTKPEFDQVLQGTAASTKNKLPGLITSMETVGAKALEDFADNIKNDPDKEYNMPKDGTVHELTSNAILFLQQLLDFQETAGAMLASQVLGDTYNIPLDPRETSSSATSYSSEFSKRLLSTYICKVLGNLQLNLLSKSKVYEDPALSAIFLHNNYNYILKALEKSELIQLVAVTQKTAERSYREHIEQQIQTYQRSWLKVTDYISEKNLPVFQPGVKLRDKERQMIKERFKGFNDGLEELCKIQKAWAIPDMEQRDKIRQAQKNIVRETYGAFLHRYGSVPFTKNPEKYIKYRVEQVGDMIDRLFDTSA